One Lampris incognitus isolate fLamInc1 chromosome 18, fLamInc1.hap2, whole genome shotgun sequence genomic region harbors:
- the LOC130129000 gene encoding CMP-N-acetylneuraminate-beta-galactosamide-alpha-2,3-sialyltransferase 1-like, whose protein sequence is SASFLDPRPDRCRTCAVVGNSDNLKGSHYGPLIDINDVVIRMNAARTKGFEADVGSRTTLHAMYPESAVDLANTTHLVLFPYKTLDIQWLISAFTTGSITLTYTRVRARIKANKDLVMVLNPAFIKYVHDIWLEKHGKYPSTGILALILSLHICDEVNVFGYGADKEGYWNHYWEVIESKHHRSFQHNRNYEYNLIEELSEQGKLQMFRGR, encoded by the exons AGTGCCAGTTTTTTGGACCCCCGGCCTGATCGCTGCAGGACTTGTGCTGTGGTGGGGAACTCTGATAATCTGAAGGGCTCCCACTATGGACCCCTGATCGATATCAATGATGTCGTCATCAG AATGAATGCAGCTCGCACCAAAGGATTTGAGGCTGATGTGGGGAGCAGAACAACGCTTCACGCCATGTATCCAGAGAGTGCAGTGGATTTGGCCAACACGACCCATCTGGTGCTGTTTCCTTACAAGACGCTGGATATCCAATGGCTCATAAGTGCCTTCACCACAGGATCTATTACTTT AACATACACACGTGTAAGAGCAAGGATAAAAGCCAACAAAGACTTG GTAATGGTGCTCAACCCAGCTTTTATTAAGTATGTTCATGACATCTGGTTGGAAAAGCATGGCAAATATCCATCCACTGGCATTCTGGCACTAATACTTAGCCTACACATTTGTGATGAG GTCAATGTGTTCGGGTACGGAGCAGACAAAGAAGGATACTGGAACCACTATTGGGAAGTAATCGAAAGCAAACATCACAGAAGTTTTCAGCACAATAGGAACTATGAGTATAATCTTATCGAGGAACTCTCTGAGCAAGGAAAACTCCAGATGTTCAGGGGACGATGA